Genomic DNA from Setaria italica strain Yugu1 chromosome V, Setaria_italica_v2.0, whole genome shotgun sequence:
GTGGACCAAAGGGGATGTTTCTATCTTAAAGAAACTAGAGGAAACTGGAATGCCTGGATGTTGTCCTACAACCACACTTATTGAGCAAAATCATCGTTTAAGTAAAGATGTTGGTACTCCAGTGGATAAAGAATATTATCACAGACTGGTTGGAAGACTTATATATCTCTCTCACACTTGACCTGATATTGCCTTTGCAGTAAGTGTGAGTTTATGCATGATCCTAGGTCATCTCATATGGATGCTGTCTATCGCATTTTGAGGTATCTTAAGAGTAGCTCAGGGAGGGGTCTTTTATACACTAAACAAGGAAGCCTGCAAATTGAATGATATactgatgctgattgggcttGTTCTTTGGATGATAGAAGATCAACTTTCCAGGTATTGTACCTTCATCGGAGGTAATCTAATTGCATGACGAAGTAAAAAGCAAAGTGTTGTAGCACAGTCTATAGCCGAGGTAGAGTTTCGTGCTATGGCTCATGGTGTGTGTGAGCTGTTGTGGCTGCAGATTCTTCTAACTGAACTGAGATTGTTTGAGAGTGGACCCTTCATGCTATATTGTGACAACAAAGCAACTATTGATATAGCTATCATGATAGAACCAAGCATATTGAGATCGATCGTCACTTTAAGGAGAAGTTAGATAGAGGAATTATCTGCCTATCTTACGTAAAATCGGCTAGCTAGGTGGCTGATATTTTGACCAAAGGGTTGTCTGAAAAGACTTTCTCTTTATTTGGTAGCAAGATGGGTCTATATGATATCTTTGCCCCATCTTGAGGGGGAGTGCTGGTGTAAGTTGTAAATATATTGAGAGATAGGGACAAATGTAAAAACGGGAAAGAGATAAGATGGAGTACTTCTCAGAATCCAAAGCATCGATCCAAAGTTTCCCATTACCAGTTTTTCATAGCTACCGTTCCTCTCTCCTTCCAATTCCAAATCCACCACAAATCCACTCATTAAACTTCAATAAAACCTACCTAGTAATGTCGTCATATATTTAGAATAGATGGATGGATTACTAAGTGCAACACCAGAGTAGCAGGATACACGACTCTGACCGCCGGATCGCTCGATCGACGTCATGCATGGGTCATTGAGCTCTGAGCCTGGCCCAGTTGGAGTGACGAGGCCCACCAACGACGACGTCATGCATGGGTCATTTAGCTCTGAGCCTGGCCCATTCATGGCCCAGTTGGAGTGATGAGGCCCACCAACGAAGGCCAGCCAGATTGATGGAATGAAGAACGGAAACCAAACCAGAAACCACCACCGGGCTGGTCGGAtccgtgccgccgccgtcctcctccgccgccgccgcctccttttCGATTCGCCGCTTCAAATCACCGCAGAGCAGAGGTCGGGCGGGATGGCTTCCGATGCCCAGGCGCAGCAGCCCAAGCCCACCAGGGTCTCGCTGtcctacgaggagatctccaaGCTCTTCTCCCTCCCCATCGCCGAGGCGGCCTCCATCCTCGGTATGTATGCTCCCGCGCGCTGCTTCCATTCCATCATTCCATGCCCGATTCACCCCTGCTGCCTCATCCGCCTGCAGGAGTCGGCACCAGTGTCTTGAAGAGGATATGCCGCACCCACGGGATTGTTAGGTGGCCATATCGAAAGGTAACAAATTTCGTCATACCACAAGCTCTCAATTTGACATTCTCTATTGCTCAAACATACTGCGTGCAGCTTGTTTCTGCGAAAACTGGTGACGACACAAAAGGTCCTGAAAGAGAGAAAGCCAAGGAACTTCCTGAGTTGTCAAAAATTGCAAAACAAAAGGCTTCCAACTCATCTGCTTCACCAATTGTGTTAGTAAAGCTCTCTCCTTTTCAATCCTCTTACTTATTGCTCCTGCAAAGCTTAAGTAGGTTCATGCAGTTGACTTATTGGACTGGATCATATGATGATATGTTATGCTGAAGAAACAAATTGCATCATTCGTTTGACACTTGGATTGGATTGGGCATGCTAATAGGTCATCAACCACTTCCCAAGGAGCGGCGAAATCTCAACAGGGCAGTTCTAAGGCAGGGCAAGTTTCGGTTTCACCCCCAGCAGGTAACCAGAATATGTCACCAAGCTTGGCCCATGGTAGCCAAGCCAAAGCCATTCCTAGCTACATGGATGATTTTAAGTACGGATTCCCATCATCTGGCTTGTCCTGTGGAACTATGAAATGGTGGGGTGGGAGCAGCGACGCGGACTGTGCGCCCACCAAAGATGGAAGCCGTGAAGCCCATGGTGAGGCCTCAAAGGGCATGACTGAGGATGATGAGTTGGACTGGGGAGCAGATGAGGCAGAAACCGAAGCTGATGGCGCTGTTACGGCTGAAGCGTCAGCACAGCTGTGCTCCCTGAGAAGGAAAGCAGTAGACGACGGGCGCAAGCTATTGAATGGTGACACCCGCAGGGGCCAAGAATTTTCTAGGCTGAACAAGAGGCAGAAGCTGGCCCTGGCCCAGGTATTTGGGGCTTCACTGCCAGATGTTGTATTGCTTGTGTTTAGCGAGTGAGCAACCGATAGATGCGGTTGCCCTCCCTCTTCTGATCCTCATGTAACCGAAACTTGCCCTGCCTTAGCGAGAAGTGTGAAATCCTCTCATTGAATTGAAGAATGGTGGTAGGAGCTTGTTTTGCCTGCCTACCATACAAGTCGTTGTCGTTGCTTTCCTGTATGTATTATCTTGTCTCCCACGTGCACACAAGGAGAGCACCTTGTATATGTGAATGCACTAGTATATTTACTAACATGATTACATCGCGTTGTGTTCCTTGAAAGTATGTGCGAGCTTTTCCATAGGCTATATGACTAATTATGAAAGTATTCTGCCAGTAAATAACTCAATATTGTTGCTGTTTACTTATAGTGTTGTTATCCTTTACCTGCCTTTTTTCCACaagccaaaaagaaaaggaaaacaatttGGTGTACATGGAgaaagtggcaaagatgtccttaaagtGAACCAGTTGAGAAAATATGCACACACATGATGTTTGGGTCACTGGAAGATGGAAAATTGAATATCCATCCAAGTGAGTTTAGCTGCCCTTGATATTCTTTTCACGTTTTTCCATGTGAAAACTCATGGATGGAAATCTGTGTTCAAGGTTGCGGAATGTTCATGCTTGTATAAGTTATTATAGTTTCCAAATCCATGTGTATTAGGCAAACCTGAGACAATTATACCTTTATGTTAATCTTTTAATTGCTTggacttttttttaataaaaggaGTCTTTTTTAACTGTGGTGAATTCTACATTTATCTCATCAGCATATGCAGAAGGGGTTATACAGAAGAATCACCTTATTTGTCAGTTTCTACATGAACATGCAAAAGAGCTATGTATAATTGCATTAATAGAAGAGAAGTCTTACAACACTGATACACTCGATTTGTCATGAAAATTGAATGCATGTATGTCACAGACAGACTGTGTATGATGTTTGGGTGTTAACCTAGTGGAAGGTGTTTATTTCTTAAATGTACAGTCTTACACAGTAGCATGCATAAGATGTCTATATGCattgatttaaaaaaaaattgcatccaGCACCCTTGAAGCTTTGCCATCCATTCTGAATGAGAGTAATGCCATGGTATCCTAATTACATAATTGTGTAAATTGCAAGTTAATCTGTTAGGTTGCATTCTGCTTTTGTAATGGTATCAGCATTGCAAGACTAAATGAATGGCACGAAGTGCGTACGGACGATCTGATGACAGAGGGCAGATCAATAGGGTCAATCTAGTTACTGCTTTGCATGTCTCTTAATTTGTATGCTAGCATAATAGAAGCAGTACTGACATCAGTGTGGCTTAAGAAAGTACTCCTTAGCGCATCTCCAATGTATGGATATCTTTTTCACCAGGTAAGGTTGTTATTTCGGCAAAGCATGCACTCTGTCTTGTAACGGCATCTAACAGTGAGTTTCTTTTGTCTAATTTTACCTTAATCCAGGTGGAGATAGCACTGAACTCAAGCTACCTGGCGTATAGGAATCTAGGAATTGCTTGTACTGACTGTTTGTGTGTGGACTGTGGAGAGAGAGCCTGAGACTAGCTATTATTATATTGTCTATGCTAGCTAATGAATATTTCTGTGAGAAGCAACCCACATATAATGAAAATAGCAAGGTAGACATATACAGGACAGGGCATCATGTGTTTGGTGTTGGTTGCTTGTGGCATGGCTTCAGTTGAGAAGTATTGTGTGTCATGGAAGATTTCTCTCTCATGTGTTGTCTCTACAGATTTTGGTTGGTGAGGTTTGTGTATAAGCCACTTTTTCTTTCTTGCAGAGGCAAGGTTCCCAAATGTTGAGAATATATGTATCTGGCTGAAACCACTTGAACCTTTCGATGCAAAGTGGGCAGAATTAGTTTCGCAGGGCAAGGGAAAAATGTGGATGGGAATAAGAGCAGGAGCAAAGGCGTAAAGACAAGAAGAAGGAACAAAGCAAGGTATGTTGAACATCTTTTAGGTGCAATTGTGGATCTACCTCATCTTCATTGGTGGTTACGGAACCCAGGCAGACCCACATGGGTGGAATAACGCATGCATCATTTGGTAATCATCTCATgcctttgggggtgtttgggaacaccgtgttaaagtttaacacctgtcacatcggatgtttggatgctacttaggagtattaaacataggctaattataaaactaattgcacagatggagtataatttgcgagatgaatctattaagtctaattagtccatgatttgacaatgtggtgctacagtaaccatttgctaatgatggattaattaggcttaatagattcatctcaccaattagcatagggttctgcaattagttttataattagctcatgtttagaccatttaattagcatccgaacatccgatgtgacactgttaaagtttagcaccttgtatccaaacaccccctttgttCTAGTATGGAGTATATTTGTGCTTGTAGAGCCATCAGTAAATGAACACATGTGGAAGAACTCTGCTCTGCTCTCTGCTGGGCATATAGAAAGTAGGACAGTAAACTCACATTTGGAAGAATCATGGACTGACAGGAGGAGCAGTGCTTGACTGCTTTCCCTTTTTTCAATAACCTGTTTGTCAGTAGTAGCATAGTACATCACAAAGACTGGGGAGTGGGACGGAGGAAGGAAAGCAGTAGGTGTTGGTCAATGCAGTAGGAGTCTGAGAGAGAGATGCCAGAGCAGAACAAAATTTGATAGGgaattatttcaaaaaaaaatggtagGGAATTGAGCTGAAGGGAAGCAGAAGCACATGGCAGGTTGCCTTGGGCGCAAGGCAGAAACCCGTGTTTGTGGATTCGATTGGGGTCACATGCATGCAGCATGAGCATCCAGCAAGCAATGCAAAGTGCAAGCAAAGTCATCTTCTTGTCTTTATAAATAAAGGAGGAACGGGAGAAGCTAGCTGCAGGCAGAGCGCCCCGTCTGATCGATCTGTCTCCTCCATTCATTCTCCCTCCAcagctccagcctccagctACTAAGATGGGCATCAGAGGCGGCAGGGGAGCTCAGCCATCGGCGTCGCTGCTGCTCGTGTCTCTGACTCTGGTCGGGCTTGTGCTCCTCAGcttcacctcctcctcatcaGGTAACTGCAAATGCCATTGCCTGCCTAAATATCTTGGTGATGGATCGATGCATGATTTCTGAACCCGGTAAATATAATGTTGCAGTCGAGGCGCAGAAGAAGACGTGGTGCGTGGCCAAGCCCTCCGCCTCCAACGACATCCTGTCTCTGAACCTCAACTACGCGTGCTCTCAAGTGAGCTGCGCCGTCATCCAGAAGGGCGGGCCCTGCTACTACCCGGACAACTTCGTGTCGCGCGCTGCCGTCGCCATGAACCTCTACAACGCCGCCAATGGCAGGCACCCCTGGAACTGCTACTTCAACAACTCGGCACTCGTCGTGCAGTCCGATCCCAGCTATGGATCCTGCACCTACTACTGACCTGCTgcatggaatggaatggaatggagtGTCCTACTTACTCTTCTAGTCTGTAGTAGCTAGCTAAAGCTAAATTGAAACCGTGCGTCTGTGCTGCAGTTGAGATCGATTGGAGAGATGGCCACCGGTTCGTAAGTATATATACTACAGTATATGTTTGGAGAGATGGATCGATTGATTTCTTCGATGAAGAGAATTGAAGGATGCTGAAGCCATAGCATTTCACATTTACTGTTTGGCATGTTTATGAGGCAAGAAATGCAGTAGGAAACAATGTTTCCCTAGATGCTAAATGCTAAACAGTTAATCACCCTCCATTTAGCATTTAGATGGTAGCGGCACAAGAGCGCGGGCCATGAGTAGGGGCGGATAGTTTTGGCATTGATCTggcatatatctagatgtagTGTATGtataggtgcataacaaaatctataaaCCTATAAataccaaaacaacctacaatttaggatggaagAAGTACGTGCATATTCTATGTTTACCATTTTCACGTTTAGATGAATACTAGTCGGAAATTGTGAGAACATGTTGCATCCTTGTACCATTGCTGAATGGATAAAACCTTACATAGATATGGCTTTGATGCACTCTATAAAACAACCACACACCTCAAAAGCTTTTACGCGGTGATGTCATTGAGGATTTCAAATAGTTTTTTGTAAAAGGACGCATAAAGTTGGAGACCCAGAATTTGTTGATGCAATGGTCCCTTTCACGAATCGTGATGCTCACGTATCACTCCTTGTATCGGTAGTTGATACACATATTTATCATAAAATGATATTAAGAGGATTAAATATAGGGAAAAGTCATATTCTCACCCTCCAGTAATAGCAGAAGTCTTATTTCAACACACAACAACAAAACCAGATATCCAACTGTCCAAACCGGGCAAATTTGGCACTTTGGTGATTTTGAGGGTGGTTTTGCATCttctagaaatttaaaaagtttttatttaataaaaatataactaattcatttcaaatccaaaaaatatgaagttggtaccaaaagttttctaaaaatgtaCGCTATCTGTTGGTACTCTATTTGTAGTTGTTtacatcatattttttttaccattcCTAGTGTTTTATTGCTCATAATAAAACACAAGGAACATGACCAACTAAGATTCAAATAATGTCAAATAGAACACCAATAGCTAGGTtacatattaaaaaaaatagcaccaatttaattttttttctaatttgaaatgaattagttataaattTTTTAATTAAATCTAAACTTTttgaatttctagaaaatgcaaaatCAGAAGCCATCCAAAGGGTCAAATTTACCCGGTTTTGACAGTTGAATGGCCCTCCATGTCTGGTTTTGTAGTTGTGAGTTGAAAATCATACTTATGCTATATGAAGATGAAAATTGGACTTTTCCCTTAAATATATACTCCATTCGACCTTACCTCCACAGGAGAACCAACAAGAAATAACAAAGTAGGCTCATTTGGCACAAGCAACCTTAAACGCAAATGTACTCTTAGCATCATATGATTCACCATTGTCTTCAGGTGGAAAATTATGAATATAGCAAGATTGAGCATGGTGCTCAACAAATCCTGACCCTACAAAGAGTGATTAAATGCATATCGTTTAGAGTTTAGAATTTAAATACAAAGAGTAGCAAGGATGTTTTAGTCCTTAGGCCTAAAGCATCGCATAATGCAAGTGATTAAGCGGCCGGATAGCCTTTCAAAAAGAGCTTTGTAATGCACTTTACTCTTTTTAAATGATCCTAGAAATCGGGATGTTACAAATATAGCACTATccatttcaaaagaaaaactcttACTTTCTCCTAAGCCCAACTAGTGTGTCATTGTATGTCGTATTATATTGTCTACTCCTATCATCTTGATTTTCATGACCTCCTACCTACTCTTTGGCGGATCACACACACTATCCTCCACAATATACGGGGTCTCTTCTAAAACCAGCCTTGACACCAGACTAGATCTCTAAATCTCAAACCTCGGGCTCTAACAATATAGTTGTCTAAATTGGAGAAGAGCTTGGAGTTCAAATATGGAAGGTACCTAAAAACATTCAAATATTTCGCAAATTTAGTCTAAAAACTATTAGCTAAAAGGTTGAAGGGCCGAGCATGTCCGAATTAAATATATATAGAGTTCGATGAGTGTATATAATTTTACGAAGAAGAGTTTGGTTGTATGTTGTGTCTACTTCAGCCCACTTATCGGTCCATCTCTCACGTGCCGGATCAGTGCAGTCACTCATGCACTCAACTAAAGAGGGTCATTGCATCTACAAGTATTACACACAATCAAGTTTGTATATGTTCAGATACTACACTGTACCATAGTTGTCCAGGCATGTTTGAGATGATCATTTTGTCCACAGCCAAGGTAAGGGCAAAGCCAAAATTTGGCAAAAGCGTTGATGTTTGGATTGCTACCAAGCCAAACATACCAAATTCATGCTTATGTGAAAATGACACCTGGGCCATACCTCGTATTGCTgccacggccggccgcgcgcgcggtaGTTAATGTCCGAGATGGCGATGGCAGGCCCCACACGCTCTCCGACCTTGATCCAGATCCGGACCGAGTCGATTTccctttctttccttccttctcttcctcaaTTCCCTCGGCCTCGCTCCTTGCTTCCCCCTGTGCTGGGCAGGCCTGCCCAGCTGCCCGGCTGCCGTCCTGCTGTTCAATCaccggaggagaggagaggagatccATCCGTCGCACCTCTCTTCTTTTGCTGGTAAGCAAATCTTGAATCTCTGCCTGCTTGCTAGCTTGCTTGCTTCCATGGATGATGCGAGTGTGATGTCTTTTCTTTCTGGGCTAGCTAGCTGTGTGACGACTTGAGCCCTTAGCTCAAAATCTTCGATTGCAGCTTATTTTGGGGAATTTCTTTGGTTTAAAAAGAACCACCATGCCTGCCCCCTTCCCTCATCTCACCTACTGATCTGATCGTATCAGCAGAGAACGATTTCGCGTTGTGGAGAGTGGAGACCGCACCGAACCGTTCGTTTCGATGGAGATGAATTCTTCTTTAAGATTCTATATCTACTCCAGTACTGGTTGTATTGTTTAATTTCTACATGTACAATTGGAGGCCGTCGTTATTGTTAACGGCTCTAGCTAATTCATGGAGTATGAATCTCTTTGGATGGAGCCTCTCTCAGGTTCCAGATTCTGCAAGCACTTGAAGCTTGTGCTTCTTTTTCATGCCACCTTCGTGTTGACTTCACATCCATGTCAAGATTCAAGAAGCTATAAAACCGGTTGTGCAATGGCTCCTTGTTTTTAAGCCCACACGAACCAAGAAGCTATACCGCCGGTTGAAGCTTAAAACCATGCTGGGGCATTTTCTCTTGTGTGTTCTATGCACTAGCTGATGAACATCACACAACTCCTCAAGTATGTTAGGTTTATAACCTAGTGATGCCATGAGCATGGGATTCTTAATAATTAATCCACCTAACAAGTGAAACAAATTGAGGGGATATATAGCTCGAATCAGGAAGATCTGACCTTTGTTCAGTACTCATAGGATAGGGAAGCCATAACACGACATTCGAGAAACACTAAACCAAGTAATGCTTCAACCAATGCATCAATTAAAATGTATATGGATGGGAACAAACCAAAAAAACTATTAGGCGGTGGAGTAATACGTCCGTAGCCAAAAGAATGTATTGCCTCACCTCTTCAGAAAGCACTTTCTTTTTTCAATGTGTTGCCTTTCTGTTATAAGCCATACTGCATTGACACTGTAAAATTGTTGCCTCCATCAGCTTTATTGAGATGCTTTGATTATGTGACAGTTGGCATAATGACACCAgcaattttttttgcttttagCATCATGTCGGAGATGAAGGACTccactgctgctgctcttgATGGAAATCCTGAACCTATGGATCAAACTGAAGACAATTCTATGCCGTCAGCTCAGCAACAGGTTATTTATTTTGTGCACTAGTTCTGGATATTATACAGTCATTTAAATGGCATTCTGCACTCCTTTTGTGATGGAATAACCGGCGATGCTGCTTTAAAGGCGGCACAAGAGGTTGTACAACATAATAATGTTTTCCTGTGGGCAGGAGGAAGCAATCAAGAAGAAGTTTGGAGGACTAATGCCCAAAAAGCCACCACTCATCTCGAAGGTTCCTTTCTGAATTTGTTCACTTTATCCCAAAATAAAATAGCACGGACCAGATAGCATTCACATAAAGGAAACTGCTGTGATCAGTAACTGAATTGTTCTGTGTAATTGTAGGATCATGAGCGGGCCTACTTTGATTCTGCTGACTGGGCTCTGGGAAAGGTATTATTGTTActctttttctttgttctttttttttttttttggggggggggggggggggggggcggctgGGCTCAGTACATCTAATGTAGTGCATACTTGAGTTCCCAAATCCATTGGTTTAAATTCTGATATAACACTTGGTTGTGTACAACAGCAAGGTGTTGCCAAACCCAAAGGGCCGCTGGAGGCACTTAGGCCAAAGCTGCAGGTATCACTGGTAGTGGCTCCATCTAATAACACATTGCTGCACGTGACATTACATTGTTGCTCTATCTTGTTCTGGTTTGTTTCAGCCAACACGCCAACAACAGCAGCAACGTTCAAGGCGCTCCATTTACACTTCGTCAGAAAACGAGGGTATGCACTTTGTTGGCGATGCCTTTGATTCCAGTCCATGTGTACAAGGAAAGCAAAGCTGAGCTAAGCTAAGTAGCAAGTGAGGCTGGGCTTTAGTTGCTGTCTGAATTGTTGTGACATTCGTGCTTGCAGATGGAGACGGTGCTGGTGCTGAAGATATGAACATCAACTGAAGTAGCCTGGAATCGTGCTGTGTTAAGTTGTTGGAGAACATTGCGTGAATTGAATATTGATTGATAAGAAAAATCCTGATCATCAAGTGTTGTGGTACTGTTTCCATACTAGTAGGTTAATTAGTTGAACCAAACATTTGATATTCCTGCATAAATACATGGAGTATTTATTTTTGGATAA
This window encodes:
- the LOC101771632 gene encoding uncharacterized protein LOC101771632, giving the protein MKNGNQTRNHHRAGRIRAAAVLLRRRRLLFDSPLQITAEQRSGGMASDAQAQQPKPTRVSLSYEEISKLFSLPIAEAASILGVGTSVLKRICRTHGIVRWPYRKLVSAKTGDDTKGPEREKAKELPELSKIAKQKASNSSASPIVSSTTSQGAAKSQQGSSKAGQVSVSPPAGNQNMSPSLAHGSQAKAIPSYMDDFKYGFPSSGLSCGTMKWWGGSSDADCAPTKDGSREAHGEASKGMTEDDELDWGADEAETEADGAVTAEASAQLCSLRRKAVDDGRKLLNGDTRRGQEFSRLNKRQKLALAQVFGASLPDVVLLVFSE
- the LOC101771231 gene encoding glucan endo-1,3-beta-D-glucosidase; translation: MGIRGGRGAQPSASLLLVSLTLVGLVLLSFTSSSSVEAQKKTWCVAKPSASNDILSLNLNYACSQVSCAVIQKGGPCYYPDNFVSRAAVAMNLYNAANGRHPWNCYFNNSALVVQSDPSYGSCTYY
- the LOC101770558 gene encoding uncharacterized protein LOC101770558; amino-acid sequence: MAGPTRSPTLIQIRTESISLSFLPSLPQFPRPRSLLPPVLGRPAQLPGCRPAVQSPEERRGDPSVAPLFFCCIMSEMKDSTAAALDGNPEPMDQTEDNSMPSAQQQEEAIKKKFGGLMPKKPPLISKDHERAYFDSADWALGKQGVAKPKGPLEALRPKLQPTRQQQQQRSRRSIYTSSENEDGDGAGAEDMNIN